Proteins encoded by one window of Panicum virgatum strain AP13 chromosome 7N, P.virgatum_v5, whole genome shotgun sequence:
- the LOC120680670 gene encoding probably inactive receptor-like protein kinase At2g46850, whose protein sequence is MARVRDRPPPPTVAPPLPPPCRFLFLLVLLARATTAAQGADTSGCGGADRCGDLVLPFPFHLNYSACGSAGANSSLFRLSCSANATLTLPLGSAVFRVLAFLPSGSLLLDYAPRSPAPCDAAYAPFSRPTSPAAAIDAAPFLAVTPANVLRLYACEDSSLCRAGCDDVATCGGKSGCCYPLSDGSVWKPGNGLGVFADYGCRGFSSWVKNRSAPAGGVVRGIEVEWAVPRGSAMAKCADGAALVNATALHDGVRCACAAGLVGDGFVQGTGCSKGTCKYTAAWIDLCSYDRRAMPTIQCSKVCAFVYTACSNGGQASDGRTCCQGRFCSKKAVVVAGFFVSLFFLAAAVSFWLFLRQPSKDSRWDLDPACIPKILRSVCDAKQFTYEQLEEATKRFDSEKAVDTVDGTVHAGVLDDGSLVAVQRIGYETQAKLRLVLDRIELLSEIAHPNIARVVGFCLDSSNALLLVHEHFAGGTLEEHLRQMKGRVLSWYHRVNIAIELASALTYLQAHETAPTFLHDLKSSEIFLDADFTAKIGGYKLTRPATYYSASYEQDVVCNFGHLLIELLTGLRQQIPFDSVAPKVREGRLHELIDPTLLSGKQLPASHDEVRKVFELAVRCLSSAENGLCMLAVAKELMHILRDNNGSSSKIEISLEETFSSSSLLQMISMSPDTLHHHLP, encoded by the exons ATGGCGCGCGTCCGCGACCGCCCACCGCCACCCACGGtggctcctcctctgccgccgccctgccgctTCCTCTTCCTTCTCGTCCTCCTGGCACGCGCAACCACCGCCGCGCAGGGCGCCGACAccagcggctgcggcggcgccgaccgCTGCGGCGACCTCGTCCTTCCCTTCCCGTTTCATCTCAACTACTCCGCCTGCGGGAGCGCCGGCGCCAACTCCTCCCTCTTCCGCCTCTCCTGCAGCGCCAACGCCACGCTCACCCTCCCGCTCGGCTCCGCCGTCTTCCGCGTCCTCGCCTTCCTCCCCTCGGGGTCGCTCCTCCTCGACTACGCCCCCAGGTCGCCGGCCCCGTGCGACGCGGCGTACGCGCCCTTCTCGCGGCCGACCTCTCCCGCGGCCGCGATCGACGCCGCGCCCTTCCTCGCCGTCACGCCGGCCAACGTGCTCCGCCTCTACGCCTGCGAGGACTCCTCGCTCTGCCGCGCCGGCTGCGACGACGTCGCGACGTGCGGCGGCAAGTCCGGGTGCTGCTACCCGCTGTCGGACGGCAGCGTCTGGAAGCCCGGGAACGGGCTGGGCGTGTTCGCGGACTACGGGTGCCGGGGGTTCTCGAGCTGGGTCAAGAACCGGTCGGCGCCGGCAGGCGGGGTTGTGAGGGGGATCGAGGTCGAGTGGGCCGTGCCGAGGGGCAGCGCCATGGCGAAGTGCGCCGATGGCGCGGCGCTCGTGAATGCCACGGCGCTGCACGACGGCGtacggtgcgcgtgcgcggcgggtCTCGTCGGGGACGGCTTCGTACAGGGCACAGGCTGCTCCAAAGGCACCTGTAAGTACACTGCTGCTTGGATCGATCTCTGCTCATACGATCGACGTGCCATGCCGACAATCCAGTGCTCAAAAGTGTGTGCATTTGTGTACACAGCCTGCAGCAATGGGGGGCAAGCAAGTGACGGCAGGACTTGTTGCCAGGGACGGTTTTGCTCCAAGAAGGCAGTTGTTGTTGCTG GATTTTTCGTTTCGCTGTTCTTCCTCGCGGCGGCCGTCTCGTTCTGGCTTTTCCTGAGGCAGCCGTCCAAGGACAGCCGGTGGGATCTCGACCCTGCGTGCATCCCCAAAATCCTCCGGAGCGTGTGCGACGCGAAGCAGTTCACGTACGAGCAGCTGGAGGAAGCAACGAAGAGGTTCGACAGCGAGAAGGCCGTGGACACCGTCGACGGCACGGTGCACGCCGGCGTGCTCGACGACGGCTCCCTGGTCGCGGTGCAGAGGATCGGCTACGAGACGCAGGCGAAGCTGAGGCTGGTGCTGGACCGGATCGAGCTCCTGTCCGAGATCGCCCACCCCAACATCGCCCGCGTCGTGGGCTTCTGCCTCGACTCCAGCAACGCTCTGCTGCTGGTGCACGAGCACTTCGCCGGCGGCACGCTGGAGGAGCACCTGCGCCAGATGAAGGGCCGCGTCCTCAGCTGGTACCACCGGGTCaacatcgccatcgagctcgccaGCGCGCTCACGTACCTGCAGGCGCACGAGACCGCCCCGACCTTCCTCCACGATCTCAAGTCCAGCGAGATCTTCCTCGACGCCGACTTCACCGCCAAGATCGGCGGCTACAAGCTCACCAGGCCGGCGACGTACTACTCCGCGTCGTACGAGCAGGACGTCGTGTGCAACTTCGGCCACCTCCTGATCGAGCTCCTGACGGGGCTGAGGCAGCAGATCCCGTTCGACTCGGTCGCGCCCAAGGTGAGGGAGGGGAGGCTCCACGAACTCATCGACCCGACGCTCCTGTCCGGGAAGCAGCTTCCGGCGTCGCACGACGAGGTGAGGAAGGTGTTCGAGCTCGCCGTCCGGTGCCTGTCCAGCGCCGAGAACGGGCTGTGcatgctcgccgtcgccaaggaGCTGATGCACATTCTCAGGGACAACaacgggagcagcagcaagatcgaGATCTCCCTCGAGGAGACGTTCTCGAGCTCGAGCCTGCTGCAGATGATCTCCATGTCGCCGGACACCCTGCATCACCATCTTCCGTGA